From the genome of Desulfobaculum xiamenense, one region includes:
- a CDS encoding glycosyltransferase: MSEATPPAFSGYVDGYFREFDMRTPLDRHTAQRLIDLGRLKSGGVYVIHHPPTNLSRDFYQEFRCVNPGMRAYVGYTAFETDGLPPGWAESCNRMDEIWVPSRFNLETFARAGVDRELLHVVPHGFRPRDYRPSMTTPLTVGEAKGFNFLSIFEWTPRKGWDALIRAYVEEFSRDEDVRLIIRSYQGGGVIGDVPPVHVQLAQFLRDIGHDPDEIPRIDFIDAMVPSDLMPSLYKAADCFVLPTRGEGWGIPFTESMLMELPVIATRWSGHLEFMNDSNSYLVDVDGIVPVGEDQVRTNPLYGGQNWAEPSVGHLRELMRHVFEHRDEAAQVGKRARTHILNNFTHVHAAAIILERKRALLSRRVHAVPRQDAPHRVLFRSNVAGLGGAGDASVILARLKEGLEAKGIAVDLAFSPQEDISAYDLVHYFTMDWQWVPEVAAQKVPVVLTPVCGDCGAHVGMAMQTVAAFQAAESEGGKAGLDDALRETAARRCPEGVPWAMRFCFDCMDAVLSFGDGEGRMIRSVVGAPSTVHVARMGGDSADSEGKDTDASLFVRTHGVKDFVLCVTPVGMMHNQLMLLHALRDDDISVVVLTERGLQTFYGDLCMKIRRVGPTFFVENASPEMLESARMAAKVCVMPGWGGSALHSVIEAARCGCNIVVSDGDDARGYFADNAWYCHPDDAQAIRRVVLDAYSAPRDARRAGECVLSGWNEAIDTTIAVYENLLRQWSSMDVETHVRKREARVAEVRSYFLVKNSLRRLTRNDPPRAVQVAREMIRKYPQDAELHELLGSALLQTRNFDEAADALRRTMEVGGVDRLDLHLMLCLSLIGQERFEDAGDALREGLRRVPVTSDTERSIVAEYQDRIARREKLAAQELVGSIPASC, translated from the coding sequence ATGAGTGAGGCGACGCCCCCCGCATTCAGCGGATATGTGGATGGCTATTTTCGGGAGTTCGACATGCGGACTCCTTTGGATCGGCATACCGCCCAGAGGCTGATTGATCTCGGTAGGCTCAAGTCGGGCGGTGTGTATGTGATTCATCACCCGCCGACCAATCTCTCTCGCGATTTCTATCAGGAATTCCGGTGCGTAAATCCGGGGATGCGGGCCTATGTCGGCTATACGGCCTTTGAGACGGATGGGTTGCCGCCGGGCTGGGCCGAGTCCTGCAACCGGATGGACGAGATATGGGTTCCTTCGCGTTTCAATCTCGAAACGTTTGCCCGCGCCGGAGTGGATAGGGAGCTGCTTCATGTGGTGCCGCACGGTTTCCGTCCGCGCGATTACAGACCAAGCATGACGACACCGCTTACCGTCGGTGAGGCCAAGGGCTTCAACTTTTTGTCTATTTTCGAATGGACGCCGCGCAAGGGATGGGATGCGCTCATCCGCGCGTATGTCGAGGAGTTCTCGCGAGACGAGGATGTCCGGCTCATCATCCGGTCGTATCAGGGAGGAGGCGTCATCGGTGACGTACCCCCTGTGCACGTTCAGTTGGCGCAGTTCCTGCGCGACATCGGGCACGACCCGGATGAGATTCCACGCATTGACTTCATTGATGCCATGGTTCCCTCGGACCTGATGCCGAGCCTGTACAAGGCTGCGGATTGTTTCGTCCTGCCTACGCGTGGCGAGGGCTGGGGAATTCCGTTCACTGAGTCCATGCTTATGGAATTGCCGGTCATCGCCACCCGTTGGAGTGGACACCTGGAATTCATGAACGATTCCAATTCGTATTTGGTGGATGTGGATGGAATCGTGCCTGTCGGCGAGGATCAGGTTCGGACGAACCCCCTTTATGGTGGGCAGAATTGGGCGGAGCCGTCCGTTGGACATCTGCGTGAACTGATGCGTCATGTTTTCGAACATCGGGACGAAGCGGCGCAGGTCGGTAAGCGGGCTCGTACACATATCCTTAATAATTTTACCCATGTGCATGCGGCGGCGATCATCCTTGAACGCAAGCGGGCCTTGCTGTCGCGGCGGGTGCATGCCGTGCCTCGGCAGGATGCGCCGCATCGTGTGCTGTTTCGTTCGAATGTCGCCGGGTTGGGCGGCGCGGGGGATGCTTCCGTGATTTTGGCGCGGCTCAAGGAGGGGCTGGAGGCCAAAGGAATTGCAGTCGATCTCGCGTTCTCTCCGCAGGAGGACATCTCTGCGTACGATCTGGTGCACTATTTCACCATGGACTGGCAGTGGGTACCCGAGGTCGCAGCCCAGAAGGTTCCTGTGGTGTTGACCCCCGTGTGCGGCGATTGCGGTGCGCATGTCGGAATGGCCATGCAGACCGTGGCCGCGTTTCAGGCGGCTGAGTCCGAAGGCGGTAAGGCTGGGCTGGATGATGCGCTTCGTGAGACAGCCGCCCGCCGCTGCCCGGAAGGCGTTCCGTGGGCAATGCGTTTCTGCTTCGACTGCATGGATGCTGTTCTCTCCTTTGGAGATGGCGAGGGACGCATGATTCGGTCGGTCGTTGGTGCGCCGAGTACCGTACATGTCGCACGGATGGGCGGTGATTCTGCCGATTCGGAAGGTAAAGACACGGACGCGAGCCTCTTTGTGCGGACGCATGGGGTGAAGGATTTCGTCTTGTGCGTTACTCCCGTCGGGATGATGCATAATCAGTTGATGCTTTTGCACGCCTTGCGGGATGACGACATTTCGGTGGTTGTGTTGACTGAGCGCGGGCTACAGACGTTTTATGGCGATCTGTGCATGAAGATCAGGCGCGTTGGACCTACTTTTTTTGTTGAGAATGCATCCCCGGAGATGTTGGAATCCGCACGCATGGCTGCCAAAGTGTGCGTCATGCCGGGGTGGGGAGGTTCAGCGTTGCATTCAGTCATTGAGGCGGCGCGTTGCGGATGCAACATTGTCGTTTCCGATGGTGATGACGCCAGAGGATACTTCGCCGACAATGCATGGTATTGCCATCCGGATGATGCACAAGCGATAAGACGTGTCGTGCTGGATGCCTATTCTGCGCCGCGTGATGCTCGGCGAGCAGGGGAATGCGTGTTGAGTGGATGGAATGAGGCTATCGACACCACCATCGCGGTCTACGAAAATCTGTTGCGGCAGTGGTCATCCATGGATGTGGAGACGCATGTGCGCAAACGTGAGGCCCGCGTGGCGGAGGTCCGTTCGTATTTCCTCGTCAAAAATTCGCTACGCAGGCTGACCAGAAACGATCCGCCCCGCGCGGTGCAGGTTGCGCGGGAGATGATACGGAAGTATCCGCAGGACGCTGAACTTCATGAACTGCTGGGTTCCGCACTTTTGCAGACTCGCAATTTCGATGAGGCTGCCGATGCACTGCGTCGGACCATGGAGGTTGGCGGCGTGGATAGGTTGGATTTGCACCTGATGCTCTGTCTTTCGCTGATAGGACAGGAGCGCTTCGAGGACGCCGGGGACGCCTTGCGCGAAGGTTTGCGCCGGGTGCCCGTCACGAGTGATACGGAGCGTAGCATCGTGGCCGAATATCAGGATAGGATAGCCCGGCGTGAAAAGCTCGCTGCGCAGGAGCTTGTCGGGTCCATTCCAGCATCTTGCTGA
- a CDS encoding sulfotransferase: MVGLEERLDALLDEEWKVCAILYYGRSGSFLLHSLLDSHPSLISLPFETPGVHHYFGDWSSFRTNAFEKMKNAITGIVDKSTKDAFHKIDEKRFLDIMSGFFVRDRMVSKRSFFIALHVAYALAHGESLDEIERSRYILYQHHDPEAFSMRELAKDFPEVKFLQTVRNPVQTFGSNISVTICNFKPYPVQPSLMLHIIRDHVYAGGGDDDMRRRTRAVRLEDMHLNTYPLMRGIAEWLGIAWDDVLMRSTKNGLVYEEDFRRPWVLDKKHEDLLRAFDVKRLKALFHRNAEAWGYDCEGVMSCEQLCETIRSSFKFYKHLDFAIHLPMHEEPRREFDIMMHAYAADVRDGNMAPRFDVVPFA; this comes from the coding sequence ATGGTAGGACTTGAAGAGCGCCTTGACGCGCTGCTGGACGAGGAGTGGAAGGTTTGCGCTATTTTGTATTACGGGAGATCGGGTTCCTTTCTTCTGCATTCGCTTCTTGATTCGCATCCGTCATTGATAAGCCTGCCTTTTGAGACTCCTGGTGTGCATCATTATTTTGGTGATTGGTCGTCGTTTCGAACCAATGCGTTCGAGAAGATGAAGAATGCGATCACGGGTATAGTTGATAAGAGCACGAAGGATGCATTTCACAAGATAGACGAAAAGCGCTTTCTCGATATCATGAGTGGCTTCTTCGTCCGGGACAGGATGGTTTCGAAGAGGTCGTTCTTCATCGCTCTGCATGTGGCATATGCCCTTGCGCATGGGGAGAGCCTCGATGAGATCGAACGTAGCCGATACATCCTGTACCAACATCACGATCCAGAGGCCTTCTCGATGCGGGAATTGGCTAAAGATTTTCCCGAAGTGAAGTTTCTCCAGACCGTTCGCAATCCGGTGCAGACTTTCGGCTCGAACATTTCGGTCACCATTTGCAATTTTAAGCCGTATCCCGTTCAGCCTAGTTTGATGCTGCATATCATCCGCGATCACGTATATGCCGGTGGCGGCGATGATGACATGCGGCGCAGAACGCGGGCCGTGCGGCTTGAAGACATGCACCTGAATACGTATCCGCTCATGAGAGGCATTGCCGAGTGGCTTGGCATTGCGTGGGATGATGTGCTCATGAGGTCGACCAAAAACGGTTTGGTCTATGAAGAAGATTTCAGGCGTCCGTGGGTTCTTGATAAGAAGCATGAGGACCTGTTGAGGGCGTTCGATGTGAAGCGTCTCAAGGCGTTATTTCACCGCAACGCCGAAGCATGGGGTTACGACTGCGAAGGTGTGATGAGTTGTGAACAGCTTTGTGAGACGATTCGCAGCAGCTTCAAATTCTACAAGCATCTCGATTTCGCCATTCACCTTCCTATGCACGAGGAACCACGGCGAGAGTTCGACATAATGATGCATGCATATGCTGCTGATGTTCGTGATGGGAACATGGCTCCGCGTTTTGATGTCGTTCCCTTTGCATAG
- the dapF gene encoding diaminopimelate epimerase yields MTTPRSAGVPFFKMHGSGNDFVLIDNRELCLPQSEMSEWASRVCPRGFGVGADGLIFLQDTPERPDVDYVWHFYNADGSRAEMCGNGSRCAASLAHRIGLAGATHVFGTDAGPIHAHVLEGTDLVKVELTPPTGLALGAKLNVAGHETTVHFVNTGVPHAVVVCEDVKAVDIMTVGRAIRMHEHFAPAGTNANFIQVRDDKRLFLRTYERGVEGETFACGTGAAASALIAHTLGLVGPEVELTTSGGEVLQISIENGTVFLQGKALMTYHGEMYPESMGIAPLE; encoded by the coding sequence ATGACCACACCCCGAAGCGCTGGCGTGCCATTCTTCAAAATGCACGGCAGCGGCAATGATTTCGTTCTCATCGACAACCGGGAACTGTGTCTTCCCCAGAGCGAGATGTCCGAATGGGCCTCGCGCGTCTGCCCTCGCGGATTCGGCGTCGGAGCGGACGGGCTCATCTTCCTTCAGGACACCCCCGAGCGCCCCGACGTGGACTACGTCTGGCATTTCTACAACGCGGACGGCTCGCGCGCCGAGATGTGTGGCAACGGTTCGCGCTGCGCGGCCAGCCTCGCCCACCGCATCGGTCTGGCCGGGGCAACCCACGTTTTCGGCACGGACGCCGGTCCCATCCATGCCCATGTTCTTGAGGGAACGGACCTCGTGAAGGTCGAACTCACCCCGCCCACAGGGCTTGCACTCGGTGCGAAGCTCAATGTGGCTGGCCACGAAACGACCGTCCATTTCGTGAACACGGGCGTGCCTCACGCCGTGGTCGTCTGCGAGGACGTCAAGGCCGTTGACATCATGACCGTTGGCCGCGCCATCCGCATGCACGAGCACTTCGCGCCCGCAGGCACCAACGCCAATTTCATTCAGGTTCGCGACGACAAGCGCCTTTTCCTGCGCACATACGAGCGTGGCGTGGAGGGCGAAACCTTCGCATGTGGCACGGGTGCCGCGGCGTCGGCGCTCATCGCGCACACGCTTGGCCTCGTCGGCCCCGAGGTGGAACTGACCACCTCCGGCGGTGAGGTTTTGCAAATATCCATTGAAAACGGTACGGTCTTTCTCCAGGGCAAGGCCCTGATGACCTACCATGGCGAAATGTATCCCGAATCGATGGGCATTGCCCCATTGGAATAG
- a CDS encoding class I SAM-dependent methyltransferase, which produces MKLNVGCGPDIRPGYINIDWNPASGVNIVSDARALPFADCSVDEVLASDILEHFPWAEVRDVLREWKRVLKGGGRLELRTPDLGGLVRLYNARRPGWRREDGVTKGVDPIVERLYGGQDFHGNFHYVIFDQQSLRELLEEEGFLVVNISPDVNDISNLIATAVRRLCGEEAYVAESDCPAFATCPIVRDFMRRADQIEIVDDVPIRFCSDDIRFYEPKHLTSRSLSKLCPRLAELRAELEEGSLTWQGPTFGPSGYAFAARGYLIGLDELGCPARCQPLWGDCKLSFKDVSDE; this is translated from the coding sequence ATGAAACTCAACGTCGGCTGTGGGCCAGACATTCGTCCCGGCTACATCAACATCGACTGGAATCCCGCCTCGGGTGTCAATATTGTCAGTGACGCCCGGGCGTTGCCTTTTGCCGATTGTTCTGTGGACGAGGTGCTTGCCTCGGATATCCTGGAGCACTTTCCCTGGGCCGAGGTTCGTGATGTGTTGCGTGAATGGAAGCGGGTGCTCAAGGGCGGCGGGCGGCTGGAACTGCGTACGCCGGACCTTGGCGGGCTTGTCCGGCTGTACAATGCGCGGCGTCCGGGATGGCGGCGCGAGGATGGCGTGACCAAGGGCGTGGACCCGATAGTCGAACGGCTTTATGGCGGACAGGATTTCCACGGAAATTTCCACTACGTGATCTTCGACCAGCAGTCCCTGCGTGAACTGTTGGAGGAGGAAGGATTTCTTGTCGTCAACATCTCGCCGGACGTGAACGATATTTCGAACCTCATCGCCACTGCCGTGCGTAGGCTATGCGGCGAGGAGGCGTATGTGGCGGAGTCGGACTGCCCGGCCTTCGCCACGTGCCCCATCGTTCGGGATTTCATGCGCCGCGCCGATCAGATCGAAATAGTGGATGATGTGCCCATCCGCTTCTGCTCGGACGACATCCGCTTCTACGAGCCGAAGCATTTGACGAGTAGATCGCTTTCGAAGCTGTGCCCGAGGCTGGCCGAACTGCGTGCCGAATTGGAGGAGGGGAGCCTGACGTGGCAGGGCCCGACCTTCGGGCCAAGCGGATACGCTTTCGCTGCACGGGGATACCTGATCGGTTTGGACGAGCTTGGATGCCCTGCACGGTGTCAGCCCCTTTGGGGCGATTGCAAGTTGAGCTTCAAGGATGTGAGCGATGAGTGA
- the dapA gene encoding 4-hydroxy-tetrahydrodipicolinate synthase, with amino-acid sequence MQFKGAFSALVTPFRNGEIDEEAFRAFIEWQIEQGIDGLVPCGTTGESATLTHAEHGRVIKICVDQVKGRVPVLAGSGSNNTLEAIELTRYAKEAGADGALLITPYYNKPTPAGLVAHFKAIATEVSIPIVVYNVPGRTALNVQPATLKAIKDAVPEVVGVKEATGNLKQVSEMIELCGEDFCMLSGDDFTVLPLLALGGCGVISVVSNVMPAAMSGMCKAFAEGDIATARKLHYHMAPLCRALFSETNPIPVKTAVSMMGMCTEEFRLPLVPMQPDTRAALEKVMLESGVLNTEELAEATA; translated from the coding sequence ATGCAATTCAAGGGAGCGTTCAGCGCTCTTGTTACGCCGTTCAGAAACGGCGAAATCGACGAGGAAGCCTTTCGCGCATTCATCGAATGGCAGATCGAACAGGGCATCGACGGTCTCGTGCCCTGCGGCACCACCGGTGAATCGGCCACGCTGACTCACGCCGAGCACGGCCGGGTCATCAAGATTTGCGTGGATCAGGTCAAGGGCCGCGTTCCGGTTCTGGCCGGTTCCGGGTCCAACAATACGCTCGAAGCCATCGAGCTGACCCGCTACGCCAAGGAAGCGGGGGCCGATGGCGCGCTGCTCATCACTCCCTACTACAACAAGCCGACGCCCGCCGGGCTTGTGGCGCACTTCAAGGCCATCGCCACCGAAGTCTCCATTCCCATCGTGGTGTACAACGTTCCCGGCCGCACGGCCCTGAACGTCCAGCCCGCAACGCTCAAGGCCATCAAGGACGCCGTGCCCGAAGTGGTGGGCGTGAAGGAAGCCACCGGCAACCTGAAGCAGGTTTCCGAGATGATCGAGCTGTGCGGAGAAGACTTCTGTATGCTCTCCGGCGACGATTTCACCGTGCTGCCCCTGCTCGCGCTCGGCGGCTGCGGCGTCATCTCCGTGGTCTCCAACGTGATGCCCGCCGCCATGTCCGGCATGTGCAAGGCCTTCGCCGAGGGCGACATCGCCACCGCACGCAAGCTGCACTACCACATGGCGCCGCTGTGCCGCGCCCTGTTCAGCGAGACCAACCCCATCCCCGTCAAGACCGCCGTGTCCATGATGGGCATGTGCACCGAAGAATTCCGCCTCCCCCTCGTCCCCATGCAGCCCGACACCCGGGCCGCTCTGGAGAAGGTGATGCTGGAATCCGGTGTGCTGAACACCGAAGAACTGGCCGAAGCCACGGCCTAG
- a CDS encoding UshA-like (seleno)protein family 2 — MGGLDRRASVFASLREEDAKGDRLLFIAGPFEFVDHDESQPDGPANLAISLADAYARLGYDMGYLAPREANWLTKSGVTSLDGWRTASANVKMTTIRVGQDDIGVLFLPMLPAGQEKAPRYMVRSILDKAAKLRERTKLVVAVSPWGYTGELAFLTENPPAVDIMLGAGPGPGLAGRFEAEAKTFWVRAYSKGRAVHILRINEWPDRARKDWHWEREANLVLDFRPLRETVDADADMAQFVREHFPDAR, encoded by the coding sequence GGGTGATCGTCTGCTCTTCATCGCGGGACCGTTCGAATTCGTCGACCACGACGAATCCCAACCGGACGGTCCCGCGAATCTCGCCATTTCCCTCGCCGATGCCTACGCCCGGCTGGGCTACGACATGGGCTACCTCGCCCCGCGCGAGGCCAACTGGCTCACCAAGTCCGGCGTAACCAGCCTCGACGGCTGGCGCACGGCATCCGCCAATGTCAAGATGACCACCATCCGCGTGGGGCAGGACGACATTGGCGTGCTTTTCCTGCCCATGCTCCCCGCCGGGCAGGAAAAAGCCCCCCGCTACATGGTCCGAAGCATCCTCGACAAGGCCGCCAAACTGCGCGAGCGCACGAAGCTCGTCGTCGCCGTCAGCCCGTGGGGCTACACGGGGGAATTGGCCTTCCTCACCGAAAATCCGCCCGCCGTGGACATCATGCTCGGTGCCGGTCCCGGCCCCGGCCTTGCCGGCCGCTTCGAGGCCGAAGCAAAGACCTTCTGGGTCCGCGCCTACTCCAAGGGCCGCGCCGTCCATATTCTGCGCATCAACGAATGGCCCGATCGCGCCCGCAAGGACTGGCACTGGGAGCGCGAGGCCAATCTCGTCCTCGATTTCCGCCCCCTGCGCGAGACCGTCGATGCCGATGCGGACATGGCGCAGTTCGTGCGCGAACACTTCCCCGACGCCCGCTAG
- a CDS encoding radical SAM protein yields the protein METRNDEVVRDAGTSCAETTLKSAVWFLTFNCNYRCPYCWEVQRMERGEFKPEPYVDSARWVEAWNRLCPDVLDISGGEPWLQPGFIDMLEAFDDRIRIAITTNASHDLTEFVQRISPEKVFSMTLSYHPSQRMNPEFFLGKCLLLKKRGFHITVNFVTWPEQMWLLPRVKKMFESNGVRFHVDPYAATPYKKYEFFQREMDFIRYYVGDDRAHWFGGVDTTPVLCSGGMTHLNVQPNGDAFRCINDKILDKPMVGNILDENFRLNDRWTHCAEFHRCPGCDKDKVQVRKLESPEQEKTSEPLSYTL from the coding sequence ATGGAAACTCGAAATGACGAAGTCGTTCGTGACGCGGGAACGTCCTGCGCAGAGACGACGCTCAAGAGCGCCGTCTGGTTTTTGACCTTCAATTGCAACTATCGCTGCCCGTACTGCTGGGAAGTGCAGCGCATGGAACGCGGCGAATTCAAGCCGGAACCATATGTGGACTCCGCCCGCTGGGTCGAGGCGTGGAATCGGCTGTGCCCGGACGTGCTCGATATCTCCGGCGGCGAGCCGTGGCTCCAGCCGGGCTTCATCGACATGCTTGAAGCCTTTGACGACAGGATCAGGATCGCCATCACGACCAACGCTTCGCACGATCTGACCGAGTTCGTGCAGCGCATCAGCCCGGAGAAGGTGTTCAGCATGACGCTGAGCTATCATCCCTCCCAGCGGATGAATCCCGAATTCTTTCTCGGCAAGTGTCTGCTTCTCAAGAAGCGAGGCTTTCACATCACGGTCAATTTTGTGACGTGGCCCGAGCAGATGTGGCTGCTGCCGCGCGTGAAGAAGATGTTCGAGTCCAACGGCGTGCGCTTCCATGTCGATCCCTACGCGGCCACGCCTTACAAGAAGTATGAGTTCTTTCAGCGGGAGATGGATTTCATTCGCTATTACGTTGGTGATGACCGTGCACATTGGTTCGGTGGCGTGGATACGACTCCCGTATTGTGCAGTGGCGGAATGACGCATTTGAATGTTCAGCCCAATGGCGATGCCTTCCGTTGCATCAATGACAAGATCCTCGACAAGCCGATGGTCGGCAACATTCTCGACGAGAATTTCCGGCTAAACGATAGGTGGACCCATTGCGCCGAGTTCCACCGTTGCCCCGGCTGTGACAAGGACAAGGTACAGGTGCGCAAGCTGGAATCCCCAGAGCAGGAAAAAACGTCAGAACCGTTGTCCTATACGCTTTGA